In Paenibacillus sonchi, a single genomic region encodes these proteins:
- a CDS encoding alpha/beta fold hydrolase produces MPQIQLNGTTIYYETYGTGVPVVFIHDHLTSHHLFEPQIEYFRDRVQVIVLDLRGNGLSGKMDVEVHRILDTQCEDLKELLRRLRLLSVILVASSGGGVLAQKFAVQNPELVRALVLVDNCSNGHDSTLNNRLWGIVERCSWISYYLPPELLLRSLRIAYNKWLPAYHILRNELLHKRPTEGIKQRIALRQIDILAYAAKLQVPVLCVTGSQNEWRLAQASKNASMLPSAQLVVLDDAMYPSHLCQPQLFNRLLLNFLIDQHAIHQRGDGLEGG; encoded by the coding sequence TTGCCGCAAATTCAACTAAATGGAACTACTATCTACTACGAAACCTATGGTACAGGGGTGCCGGTTGTTTTTATTCATGATCACCTGACCTCGCATCATCTGTTTGAGCCGCAAATTGAGTATTTTCGTGACCGTGTTCAAGTGATTGTTCTGGATCTGAGAGGGAACGGGTTGTCCGGAAAAATGGATGTCGAGGTTCACCGCATTCTGGATACCCAGTGTGAGGATCTGAAGGAGCTGCTCCGCCGTCTGAGGCTGCTGAGCGTGATTCTCGTCGCAAGCTCCGGCGGGGGTGTGCTGGCCCAGAAATTCGCTGTGCAGAACCCGGAGCTGGTACGTGCGCTGGTGCTGGTGGACAACTGTTCGAACGGACATGATTCCACGTTAAATAACCGGTTATGGGGAATTGTCGAGAGATGCTCATGGATATCGTATTATTTGCCGCCTGAGCTGCTTCTGCGCTCCCTGAGAATCGCCTATAACAAATGGCTGCCCGCTTATCATATCCTCCGGAATGAGCTGCTGCATAAACGGCCAACCGAAGGGATCAAACAGCGGATTGCCCTGCGCCAGATTGATATTCTTGCCTATGCGGCCAAGCTGCAGGTTCCTGTGCTGTGTGTAACCGGAAGCCAGAATGAGTGGAGGCTGGCGCAGGCGAGCAAGAACGCCTCCATGCTGCCTTCGGCGCAGCTGGTGGTGCTGGATGATGCCATGTACCCCAGCCATCTGTGCCAGCCGCAGCTTTTTAACCGCCTGCTGTTAAATTTCCTGATCGACCAGCATGCCATTCATCAGCGGGGCGACGGGCTGGAGGGCGGATGA